A genomic region of Anas acuta chromosome 1, bAnaAcu1.1, whole genome shotgun sequence contains the following coding sequences:
- the CECR2 gene encoding chromatin remodeling regulator CECR2 isoform X3 yields the protein MYKEDPVQAKTNGELAPDRGCGGQANTPNVPGKTGKRRGRPPKRKKLLEENLLREKAEENMLIRETQIRNGSQGPGRGTWWLLCQTEEEWRQVTESFRERTSLRERQLYKLLSEDFLPEICNMIAQKEKRLQRPEFSPRWMSDHQPIKPIKQEVNPNVLSSMEKQRRREEEEERQILIAVQKREQEQLLKEERKREMEEKVKAVEERARRRKLREERAWLLAQGKELPPELSHLDPSSPTREERRTKDLFELDDEFTAMYKVLDVVKAHKDSWPFLEPVDESYAPNYYQIIKAPMDISSMEKKLNGGQYCTKEEFVGDMKTMFRNCLKYNGEGSEYTKMAYNLERCFHRAMMKHFPGEDGDTDEEFWIREDGRREKRSRRAGRSSAGNVWTRSRDPEGPGKRQQRLENGGKPPPYRAASRAPASSSSSSSSSFSSSSAEDPSGNPMQPPREVGPSNGRGFPRSLQYGGMPSPVPHPGQMRPAVPGTFGPLRGSDPTKLYGSPRVPEPHPGDPVQQHQHFAMQPAVGLSEHRGHRLAAPEKQVCAGPTHVTGLGPRPGTLQLGRVSGPPPDAVYPPAQFQQGFLPPRHNGPPVRPPEGSEMPPGHMYRPYKYLNRGHPALWNGSHSATSQGAVGPEEKAPMGPAPSLQPRAIGHMMEPRALRPPLPPSQWTEQSNFLPHGVPPSGYIRPPGKAAGQRMPQPPAALFGGPAQVQRGCQGGDSMMDSPEMIAMQQLSSRVCPPGVPYHPRQPPPPHLPGPFPQLAHAASAGVPPPKPVMGNGSSQDQTMEPESNQVEPPAGVEEKAQCIGIPDGAYGKLLPHPKPPLPMECTRRALPPEEGDGSGLKSDLKAGQSKGAWPAESGYAGPQGCVRDLAPTSERGGPVPENGAAGEGPVEGKGLAASLMEKPLCGGGKALPEAAVPCLGQGTGLPAMDASTVGAAPNQFHPLYMPGLEYPNSAARYHINPGLQGFSPVMGGKPPPVSHPQHFPSRGFQPSNAHPGVFPRYRPHQGMPYPYQPQPQPSYHHYQRPPYYACPQGYSDWQRPLHPQASPSGHPPLARPPFSERGNMSGLQGCEALSAALASPNRMDVASAKEVSPSDGQDLGPEDEKSEESQERPESPKEFLDLDNHNAATKRQSSVAAGEFLYGAPPPHLGSGMGFGPSAFPPHGVMLQTGSPYASRHPASHFQPRTYGSPMNAHLSHHHPASGQANGLSQEGPLYRCREENIGHFQALLMEQRGSGGGMGGPPQDLYRSSGMQMHQAQVPFPKMPTATMSREDLTPQKPSALPLDQS from the exons ggggtgtggggggcagGCGAACACCCCAAACGTTCCTGGGAAAACAGGCAAGAGACGAGGGCGACCCCCAAAGCGGAAAAAACTACTGGAGGAAAATTTGCTGAG GGAGAAGGCAGAAGAGAACATGCTAATCCGTGAGACTCAGATAAGAAATG GGTCCCAAGGGCCAGGCCGTGGGACATGGTGGCTGCTGTGTCAGACGGAAGAGGAGTGGAGGCAGGTCACAGAGAGCTTCAGAGAGAGGACTTCCCTTAGAGAGCGGCAGCTCTACAAACTCTTGAGTGAAGACTTCCTGCCGGAGATCTGCAACATGATTGCACAGAAG GAGAAGCGTCTGCAGCGGCCAGAGTTTTCTCCCAGGTGGATGTCTGACCATCAGCCCATCAAACCAATCAAgcaggag GTAAACCCGAATGTGCTCAGTTCGATGGAGAAGCAGAGGcgcagggaggaagaggaggagcgCCAGATCCTTATAGCAGTGCAgaagagggagcaggagcagctgctaaaggaggagagaaaaagagagatggaGGAGAAGGTCAAAGCAGTGGAAG AGCgagccaggaggaggaagctTCGTGAAGAGCGGgcctggctgctggcacaggggaaGGAGCTGCCCCCCGAGCTTTCCCACTTGGATCCCAGTTCCCCTACCAGGGAAGAGCGAAGGACCAAGGATCT CTTTGAACTGGATGATGAGTTCACAGCCATGTACAAAG TTCTAGATGTGGTAAAGGCTCACAAGGACTCTTGGCCCTTCTTGGAACCTGTTGATGAGTCGTATGCTCCTAACTACTACCAGATCATTAAG GCCCCCATGGACATCTCTAGCATGGAGAAGAAGTTGAATGGAGGTCAGTACTGCACCAAGGAAGAATTTGTGGGCGATATGAAGACCATGTTCAGGAACTGTCTTAAGTACAATGGTGAAGGCAGTG AATATACCAAGATGGCTTACAACTTGGAGAGGTGTTTCCACCGAGCAATGATGAAGCACTTCCCTGGGGAAGATGGAGACACAGATGAGGAGTTTTGGATCAGAGAAGACGGGAGGCGGGAGAAGAGGAGCCGGCGGGCTGGCCGCTCCAGCGCTGGCAATGTTTGGACTCGGTCACGAGACCCGGAGGGACCAGGCAAGAGGCAGCAGCGCCTGGAAAATGGAGGGAAACCTCCACCATATCGAGCTGCTTCGAGGGCtcccgcctcctcctcctcttcctcctcctcctccttctcctcgtCCTCTGCAGAGGATCCAAGTGGCAACCCCATGCAGCCTCCTCGAGAAGTGGGCCCTTCCAATGGGCGAGGTTTCCCCCGCTCGCTGCAGTACGGCGGCAtgcccagccccgtgccacaTCCCGGCCAGATG AGACCAGCTGTGCCAGGAACGTTCGGTCCCCTGCGCGGATCAGATCCAACAAAACTGTATGGCTCACCGCGAGTGCCAGAGCCCCATCCTGGAGACCCGgttcagcagcaccagcacttTGCCATGCAG CCGGCCGTGGGACTGAGCGAGCACCGTGGGCACAGGCTGGCTGCCCCTGAGAAGCAGGTGTGTGCGGGGCCGACCCACGTCACCGGCCTCGGACCCCGTCCTGGCACCCTGCAGCTGGGGCGTGTCAGCGGCCCCCCTCCGGACGCCGTCTACCCGCCAGCCCAGTTCCAGCAGGGCTTCCTCCCTCCAAGGCACAACGGGCCTCCGGTGAGGCCGCCAGAAGGCTCGGAGATGCCCCCTGGACATATGTACCGGCCCTACAAGTACCTGAACCGCGGGCACCCGGCCCTGTGGAATGGCAGCCACAGCGCCACCAGCCAGGGTGCCGTGGGGCCGGAGGAGAAGGCACCCATGGGGCCAGCGCCCTCGCTGCAGCCCCGCGCCATCGGCCACATGATGGAGCCCCGGGCCTTACggcctcctctgcctcccagccaGTGGACTGAGCAATCAAACTTCCTACCTCACGGGGTGCCTCCCTCAGGGTACATCAGACCACCCGGGAAAGCTGCTGGCCAGAGGATGCCGCAGCCGCCGGCCGCTCTGTTCGGGGGACCGGCTCAGGTTCAGAGAGGGTGCCAGGGTGGGGACTCGATGATGGACAGCCCAGAGATGATCGCCATGCAGCAGCTGTCCTCCCGCGTGTGCCCGCCGGGCGTGCCTTACCACCCTCGCCAGCCACCCCCGCCGCACCTCCCTGGACCCTTTCCCCAGCTGGCTCACGCCGCCTCTGCTGGTGTGCCACCCCCAAAGCCGGTCATGGGCAACGGGAGCTCGCAGGATCAGACCATGGAGCCGGAGAGCAACCAAG tgGAGCCACCGGCGGGCGTGGAGGAAAAGGCTCAGTGCATCGGCATTCCCGACGGGGCCTACGGCAAACTCCTACCTCATCCCAAGCCCCCCCTGCCCATGGAGTGCACCCGACGCGCCTTGCCCCCAGAGGAGGGGGACGGCTCCGGCCTGAAGAGCGACCTgaaggcagggcagagcaagggCGCCTGGCCGGCCGAGAGCGGCTACGCTGGCCCACAGGGCTGCGTGAGGGACCTGGCGCCCACCTCCGAGCGAGGAGGGCCCGTGCCCGAGAACGGGGCAGCGGGCGAGGGGCcggtggaggggaaggggctggccGCCAGCCTGATGGAGAAGCCCCTCTGCGGCGGGGGGAAGGCTCTGCCCGAAGCGGCCGTGCCTTGCCTGGGGCAGGGCACCGGCCTCCCTGCCATGGACGCCAGCACCGTGGGGGCTGCCCCCAACCAGTTCCACCCTCTCTACATGCCTGGTCTGGAGTACCCCAATTCGGCCGCCCGGTACCACATCAACCCGGGGCTGCAAGGCTTCAGCCCGGTGATGGGCGGCAAGCCTCCCCCCGTGTCCCACCCGCAGCATTTCCCTTCGCGGGGCTTCCAGCCGAGCAACGCCCACCCCGGGGTCTTCCCTCGCTATCGGCCCCACCAGGGCATGCCCTATCCCTACCAGCCCCAGCCTCAACCTTCCTACCACCACTACCAGCGGCCGCCCTACTACGCCTGTCCGCAGGGCTACTCGGACTGGCAGAGGCCTCTGCACCCCCAGGCCAGCCCCAGTGGCCACCCGCCCCTGGCCAGACCCCCCTTCTCCGAGCGGGGGAACATGAGCGGCTTGCAGGGCTGCGAGGCGCTGAGCGCTGCCCTGGCTTCTCCCAACCGCATGGACGTAGCGAGTGCCAAAGAGGTTTCTCCGAGCGACGGGCAGGATCTGGGGCCTGAAGATGAGAAGTCCGAGGAATCGCAGGAGCGGCCGGAGAGTCCCAAAGAGTTCCTTGATTTGGACAACCACAACGCGGCCACGAAGAGGCAAAGCTCAGTGGCAGCAGGAGAGTTCCTCTACGGAGCTCCCCCGCCCCACCTGGGTTCGGGAATGGGATTTGGGCCATCGGCTTTCCCTCCCCACGGGGTGATGCTACAGACTGGCTCTCCCTATGCATCCCGGCATCCCGCCAGCCATTTCCAACCCAGGACATACGGATCGCCCATGAATGCCCACCTGTCTCATCATCATCCAGCCTCTGGCCAGGCCAACGGCCTCTCTCAGGAGGGACCCCTGTACCGCTGCCGGGAGGAGAACATAGGTCACTTTCAGGCCTTGCTGATGGAGCAGAGAGGCAGTGGAGGTGGCATGGGGGGGCCACCCCAGGACTTGTATAGATCATCGGG AATGCAAATGCATCAGGCTCAAGTTCCCTTCCCGAAGATGCCTACAGCAACCATGTCCCGGGAAGATTTGACGCCACAAAAACCATCAGCGTTGCCTCTGGATCAA agcTAG